The Nitrobacter hamburgensis X14 genome contains the following window.
AGTTCGACCTGCTGTTGCGCTGGTTCGTGGGCTTGGGCGTGGACGACCCGGTGTGGGACCACTCGACCTTCTCGAAGAACCGCGACCGATTGCTTGAAGGTGAGATCGCCGCGAAGTTCTTGAACGCGCTGATGGGGCAGCACCAGGTCAAGCGGCTGTTATCAAGCGAGCATTTTTCGGTCGACGGCACGCTGATCGAGGCGTGGGCATCGATCAAGAGCTTCCGGCGCAAGGACGGCGGTGACCAGGACAGTGATGGACCGGGACGCAACGCCGAGCGCAGTTTCCACAACGAGAAGCGCTGCAACGAGACGCATCAGAGCACGACCGATCCCGAGGCACGGCTCTATAAGAAGGGCGGCGGCCAGCCGGCGAAGCTTTGCTACATCGGCCATGCCCTGATGGAGAACCGCAACGGACTGGCGGTGCTGGGTGGCGTGAGCCGGGCGACCGGAACGGCGGAGCGGGATCAGGCGTTGGCGCTGATCGACTGCCACCGCGGCCAAAGCGAGCGGCGGATCACGCTGGGCGCCGACAAGGCCTATGACGTCACCGCATTCGTCGAGGACTTAAGACGGCGTTCGGTCACGCCGCACATCGCCATCGACGGGCATTTGAGCAAGACCGGAAAGCCGCGCAAGACCGCGATCGACCAGAGGACTCTCCGTCATGCCGGATATGCCGTCAGCCAACGCTGTCGCAAGCGCATCGAGGAGGTGTTCGGCTGGATCAAGGCCTCCGCCGGACTTGCCAAGATCAAGCTGCGAGGCCGCGACCGCGTCAACGCCACCTTCACCCTGGCGCTGGCGGCCTACAACCTGATCCGCTTGCCCAAACTCCTGGCAGCCGCCGCGTGAAACACAAGTCGTGCACCGTCAAGATGCTCGATCAGGACCCTGATGGTGGCGCCGCCCGCAGATCA
Protein-coding sequences here:
- a CDS encoding IS5-like element ISNha7 family transposase — its product is MRGSDERSGSLFSYVDLEARIRSDHPLRTIRQIANAALNDLSRDFDKLYTAFGRPSIAPEKLLRAMLLQAFYGIRSERQLMERLEFDLLLRWFVGLGVDDPVWDHSTFSKNRDRLLEGEIAAKFLNALMGQHQVKRLLSSEHFSVDGTLIEAWASIKSFRRKDGGDQDSDGPGRNAERSFHNEKRCNETHQSTTDPEARLYKKGGGQPAKLCYIGHALMENRNGLAVLGGVSRATGTAERDQALALIDCHRGQSERRITLGADKAYDVTAFVEDLRRRSVTPHIAIDGHLSKTGKPRKTAIDQRTLRHAGYAVSQRCRKRIEEVFGWIKASAGLAKIKLRGRDRVNATFTLALAAYNLIRLPKLLAAAA